The following are encoded together in the Chaetodon trifascialis isolate fChaTrf1 chromosome 3, fChaTrf1.hap1, whole genome shotgun sequence genome:
- the LOC139328635 gene encoding PHD finger protein 20-like isoform X2 — protein sequence MSKTPPTRRGITFEVGAQLEARDSLKNWYAANIEKIDYEGEKVLIHYRQWSHRYDEWFDWTSPYLRPVERVQLRRQGLQDDAPEPGFHVNDKVLASWSDCRFYPAKVISVNRDGSYTVKFYDGVIQKVKGIHVKPFIKERGGVGGGKSRSTERNMVRRAPNRRDRRPQENGGPKNKRARSSTSDQEEDSNSEDEEREQVMVNEKSKKTNGEVEAAPTIKQEEEMSQQADQNKSVDAEKGTGLTNGVKVEEDHEQKGERCLVNGEVKKEEMELEPSGTKPYTESPKPYTELPAQTSAQTEQVPVTMTTTESNGNVEQKASVQSESSQPAADVPPPQPVKPVRKQGFHNPNRFSREPLYRVIKNQPPPVLSINLDHNPFKCSAPGCTKSFRKAKLLHYHMKYYHGEEQPLEGEHSPNRSVQTRASEKQVSATGLDGPKRRRTISASMHTVGAATAPRAEVKTAGRRTSAPPLVNTQGHQQRALLREKSKENQLDRNGCQQQEKDSDKSCFDIGSVKDKLKEKPKQKDFLRIKLKKKKKKKKAKSDEDSVSDWSTDSCGWSDDDFGVDVDFTTPPLSVDSGAVDTSDQEIVRCICEVEEENDFMIQCEDCLCWQHGTCMGLLEDNVPDRYTCYICRDPPGQRQSLRYWYDREWLSHGHMYGLSFLEENYSHQNAKKITTTHQLLGDVHHLVEILNGLQLKMSVLQSNTHPDLQLWRQPWKHLERSQITSDSCRGSDAAPSPVTPDEDMSRGEILMSNALEKLSRAATAATTSSSCSSSPFPSFQDSYITSEHCYQKPRAYYPAVEQRLVVETRQGSELEDSMRSTEELLEREQRYGSLLETDKPKSTGTSNKASMVVSWSQAETREEEGKDPGQATDNSRQHQQRQINLLDHIDAVQDEVSHRMDFIERELDVLESWLDYTGELEPPEPLARLPQLKHRMKRLLTQLGKVQQIALYSST from the exons ATGAGTAAGACGCCCCCTACCAGAAGAGGGATAACATTTGAGGTGGGAGCTCAGCTTGAGGCCAGAGACAGCCTCAAAAACTG GTATGCTGCCAACATAGAGAAGATTGACTACGAAGGCGAAAAGGTACTAATCCATTACCGCCAGTGGAGCCACCGGTACGACGAGTGGTTTGACTGGACGAGTCCCTATCTGAGGCCCGTGGAGAGGGTTCAGCTGAGGCGGCAGGGCCTGCAGGACGACGCTCCTGAACCT GGCTTTCACGTGAATGACAAGGTCCTTGCCAGCTGGTCTGACTGCCGTTTCTACCCTGCTAAGGTCATTTCGGTCAATAGGGATG GTTCCTACACTGTGAAGTTCTATGATGGCGTTATCCAGAAAGTGAAGGGAATACACGTGAAGCCTTTTATTAAAGAG AGAGGTGGTGTGGGTGGAGGGAAGTCTCGGTCCACTGAAAGGAACATGGTTAGGAGGGCGCCAAACCGCAGAGACAGGAGGCCTCAAGAGAACGGAGGTCCTAAGAACAAGCGAGCCAGAAGCAGCACTTCTgaccaggaggaggacagcaacAGTGAGGACGAGGAGCGGGAACAGGTGATGGTTAACGAGaagagcaagaaaacaaatggtgAGGTAGAGGCTGCACCTACcataaaacaggaagaggaaatgtcTCAGCAAGCGGACCAGAACAAGTCCGTGGATGCAGAAAAGGGGACGGGACTCACAAATGGGGTGAAGGTGGAAGAAGACCATGAGCAAAAAGGGGAAAGATGTCTTGTCAATGGAGAGGTGAAGAAGGAAGAGATGGAATTAGAACCGAGTGGAACAAAGCCATACACAGAGTCACCCAAGCCATACACAGAGCTGCCCGCTCAGACGTCAGCACAGACGGAGCAGGTGCCTGTCACTATGACGACCACGGAATCCAATGGAAATGTGGAGCAGAAGGCAAGCGTCCAATCAGAAAGCTCTCAGCCTGCAGCGGATGTGCCACCTCCCCAGCCTGTGAAAC CGGTGAGGAAGCAGGGCTTCCACAACCCCAACAGATTTAGCAGAGAACCAT TGTACCGAGTTATCAAAAACCAACCTCCCCCCGTCCTGTCCATCAACCTCGACCACAACCCTTTCAAGTGTAGCGCTCCCGGCTGCACAAAGTCATTCCGTAAGGCCAAGCTGCTGCACTACCACATGAAATATTATCATGGTGAGGAGCAGCCTCTGGAGGGGGAGCATAGCCCCAACAGGAGTGTCCAGACCAGGGCCTCTGAGAAACAGGTATCTGCCACAGGTTTGGACGGCCCAAAGAGAAGGCGCACCATCTCTGCCTCGATGC ACACTGTGGGAGCTGCCACAGCTCCCCGTGCTGAAGTGAAGACTGCAGGTCGGCGCACATCAGCCCCGCCTTTAGTCAACACCCAGGGCCATCAGCAGAGGGCACTGCTGAGGGAGAAGAGCAAGGAGAACCAGCTGGACAGGAACGGAtgccagcagcaggagaaggacTCTGACAAGAGTTGCTTTGACATTG GGTCAgtaaaagacaaactgaaagaaaaaccgAAACAGAAGGACTTCCTCCGCATTAaactaaagaagaagaagaaaaaaaagaaggccAAGTCTG ATGAGGATAGCGTCAGTGACTGGTCCACTGACAGCTGCGGCTGGAGCGACGATGACTTTGGGGTAGATGTGGACTTCACTACGCCTCCCCTGAGTGTGGACTCTGGTGCTGTGGACACAAGTGACCAAGAGATAGTACGATGTATCtgtgaggtggaggaagagaacGACTTCATGATTCAG TGTGAAGATTGTTTGTGCTGGCAGCATGGCACCTGCATGGGCCTGCTGGAAGACAATGTTCCAGACAGATACACCTGCTACATCTGCAGAGACCCACCAG GTCAGAGGCAGAGTCTGCGCTACTGGTATGATCGTGAGTGGTTGAGCCATGGTCACATGTACGGCCTCTCCTTCCTGGAGGAGAACTACTCTCACCAAAACgccaagaagatcaccaccacCCACCAGCTTCTGGGAGATGTGCACCACCTGGTGGAGATCCTCAATGGACTGCAGCTCAAGATGAGCGTCCTACA GAGCAATACCCACCCTGACTTGCAGCTGTGGCGGCAGCCCTGGAAGCATTTGGAGAGGTCACAGATCACCTCCGACTCGTGTCGTGGCAGCGATGCTGCTCCATCTCCTGTGACTCCTGATGAGGACATGAGCCGAGGTGAGATTTTAATGTCCAACGCCCTGGAAAAGCTGAGCCGGGCTGCCACAGCTGCCACCACCTCCTCGTCCTGCTCCTCGTCCCCCTTTCCATCCTTCCAGGACTCTTACATTACCAGTGAACATTGCTACCAGAAACCACGGGCATATTACCCAGCAGTGGAGCAGAGGCTGGTGGTGGAGACCAGACAGGGCTCAGAGCTGGAGGACAGCATGAGAAGCACAGAGGAACTGCTGGAGCGGGAGCAGCGCTATGGAAGCCTGCTGGAGACAGACAAGCCCAAATCAACAGGCACCAGTAACAAG GCTTCGATGGTTGTCTCTTGGTCCCAGGCTGAGacgagggaagaggagggaaaagatcCTGGACAGGCTACAGACAACAGCAGGCAGCACCAGCAGAGGCAGATAAACCTGCTGGATCACATAGATGCAGTCCAGGATGAGGTCTCGCACAGGATGGACTTCATTGAGAGGGAGCTGGACG TGCTGGAGAGCTGGCTGGACTACACCGGGGAGCTGGAGCCTCCTGAACCCCTGGCCCGTCTGCCTCAGCTCAAACACCGCATGAAACGGCTGCTGACACAGCTGGGCAAGGTGCAGCAGATCGCCCTGTACAGCTCCACGTGA
- the LOC139328635 gene encoding PHD finger protein 20-like isoform X1 → MSKTPPTRRGITFEVGAQLEARDSLKNWYAANIEKIDYEGEKVLIHYRQWSHRYDEWFDWTSPYLRPVERVQLRRQGLQDDAPEPGFHVNDKVLASWSDCRFYPAKVISVNRDGSYTVKFYDGVIQKVKGIHVKPFIKERGGVGGGKSRSTERNMVRRAPNRRDRRPQENGGPKNKRARSSTSDQEEDSNSEDEEREQVMVNEKSKKTNGEVEAAPTIKQEEEMSQQADQNKSVDAEKGTGLTNGVKVEEDHEQKGERCLVNGEVKKEEMELEPSGTKPYTESPKPYTELPAQTSAQTEQVPVTMTTTESNGNVEQKASVQSESSQPAADVPPPQPVKPVRKQGFHNPNRFSREPLYRVIKNQPPPVLSINLDHNPFKCSAPGCTKSFRKAKLLHYHMKYYHGEEQPLEGEHSPNRSVQTRASEKQVSATGLDGPKRRRTISASMHTVGAATAPRAEVKTAGRRTSAPPLVNTQGHQQRALLREKSKENQLDRNGCQQQEKDSDKSCFDIGSVKDKLKEKPKQKDFLRIKLKKKKKKKKAKSDYTGSEENIDISVLGLQSKLNLPLKPPPSHNHKPEAYPSRPGYSYSELIHVDDEDSVSDWSTDSCGWSDDDFGVDVDFTTPPLSVDSGAVDTSDQEIVRCICEVEEENDFMIQCEDCLCWQHGTCMGLLEDNVPDRYTCYICRDPPGQRQSLRYWYDREWLSHGHMYGLSFLEENYSHQNAKKITTTHQLLGDVHHLVEILNGLQLKMSVLQSNTHPDLQLWRQPWKHLERSQITSDSCRGSDAAPSPVTPDEDMSRGEILMSNALEKLSRAATAATTSSSCSSSPFPSFQDSYITSEHCYQKPRAYYPAVEQRLVVETRQGSELEDSMRSTEELLEREQRYGSLLETDKPKSTGTSNKASMVVSWSQAETREEEGKDPGQATDNSRQHQQRQINLLDHIDAVQDEVSHRMDFIERELDVLESWLDYTGELEPPEPLARLPQLKHRMKRLLTQLGKVQQIALYSST, encoded by the exons ATGAGTAAGACGCCCCCTACCAGAAGAGGGATAACATTTGAGGTGGGAGCTCAGCTTGAGGCCAGAGACAGCCTCAAAAACTG GTATGCTGCCAACATAGAGAAGATTGACTACGAAGGCGAAAAGGTACTAATCCATTACCGCCAGTGGAGCCACCGGTACGACGAGTGGTTTGACTGGACGAGTCCCTATCTGAGGCCCGTGGAGAGGGTTCAGCTGAGGCGGCAGGGCCTGCAGGACGACGCTCCTGAACCT GGCTTTCACGTGAATGACAAGGTCCTTGCCAGCTGGTCTGACTGCCGTTTCTACCCTGCTAAGGTCATTTCGGTCAATAGGGATG GTTCCTACACTGTGAAGTTCTATGATGGCGTTATCCAGAAAGTGAAGGGAATACACGTGAAGCCTTTTATTAAAGAG AGAGGTGGTGTGGGTGGAGGGAAGTCTCGGTCCACTGAAAGGAACATGGTTAGGAGGGCGCCAAACCGCAGAGACAGGAGGCCTCAAGAGAACGGAGGTCCTAAGAACAAGCGAGCCAGAAGCAGCACTTCTgaccaggaggaggacagcaacAGTGAGGACGAGGAGCGGGAACAGGTGATGGTTAACGAGaagagcaagaaaacaaatggtgAGGTAGAGGCTGCACCTACcataaaacaggaagaggaaatgtcTCAGCAAGCGGACCAGAACAAGTCCGTGGATGCAGAAAAGGGGACGGGACTCACAAATGGGGTGAAGGTGGAAGAAGACCATGAGCAAAAAGGGGAAAGATGTCTTGTCAATGGAGAGGTGAAGAAGGAAGAGATGGAATTAGAACCGAGTGGAACAAAGCCATACACAGAGTCACCCAAGCCATACACAGAGCTGCCCGCTCAGACGTCAGCACAGACGGAGCAGGTGCCTGTCACTATGACGACCACGGAATCCAATGGAAATGTGGAGCAGAAGGCAAGCGTCCAATCAGAAAGCTCTCAGCCTGCAGCGGATGTGCCACCTCCCCAGCCTGTGAAAC CGGTGAGGAAGCAGGGCTTCCACAACCCCAACAGATTTAGCAGAGAACCAT TGTACCGAGTTATCAAAAACCAACCTCCCCCCGTCCTGTCCATCAACCTCGACCACAACCCTTTCAAGTGTAGCGCTCCCGGCTGCACAAAGTCATTCCGTAAGGCCAAGCTGCTGCACTACCACATGAAATATTATCATGGTGAGGAGCAGCCTCTGGAGGGGGAGCATAGCCCCAACAGGAGTGTCCAGACCAGGGCCTCTGAGAAACAGGTATCTGCCACAGGTTTGGACGGCCCAAAGAGAAGGCGCACCATCTCTGCCTCGATGC ACACTGTGGGAGCTGCCACAGCTCCCCGTGCTGAAGTGAAGACTGCAGGTCGGCGCACATCAGCCCCGCCTTTAGTCAACACCCAGGGCCATCAGCAGAGGGCACTGCTGAGGGAGAAGAGCAAGGAGAACCAGCTGGACAGGAACGGAtgccagcagcaggagaaggacTCTGACAAGAGTTGCTTTGACATTG GGTCAgtaaaagacaaactgaaagaaaaaccgAAACAGAAGGACTTCCTCCGCATTAaactaaagaagaagaagaaaaaaaagaaggccAAGTCTG ACTACACAGGTAGTGAGGAGAATATTGACATCTCAGTATTGGGTCTTCAGTCCAAATTGAATTTGCCACTCAAACCCCCCCCCTCACACAATCACAAGCCTGAGGCCTACCCCAGCAGGCCCGGATACAGCTACTCAGAGCTGATACATGTGGATG ATGAGGATAGCGTCAGTGACTGGTCCACTGACAGCTGCGGCTGGAGCGACGATGACTTTGGGGTAGATGTGGACTTCACTACGCCTCCCCTGAGTGTGGACTCTGGTGCTGTGGACACAAGTGACCAAGAGATAGTACGATGTATCtgtgaggtggaggaagagaacGACTTCATGATTCAG TGTGAAGATTGTTTGTGCTGGCAGCATGGCACCTGCATGGGCCTGCTGGAAGACAATGTTCCAGACAGATACACCTGCTACATCTGCAGAGACCCACCAG GTCAGAGGCAGAGTCTGCGCTACTGGTATGATCGTGAGTGGTTGAGCCATGGTCACATGTACGGCCTCTCCTTCCTGGAGGAGAACTACTCTCACCAAAACgccaagaagatcaccaccacCCACCAGCTTCTGGGAGATGTGCACCACCTGGTGGAGATCCTCAATGGACTGCAGCTCAAGATGAGCGTCCTACA GAGCAATACCCACCCTGACTTGCAGCTGTGGCGGCAGCCCTGGAAGCATTTGGAGAGGTCACAGATCACCTCCGACTCGTGTCGTGGCAGCGATGCTGCTCCATCTCCTGTGACTCCTGATGAGGACATGAGCCGAGGTGAGATTTTAATGTCCAACGCCCTGGAAAAGCTGAGCCGGGCTGCCACAGCTGCCACCACCTCCTCGTCCTGCTCCTCGTCCCCCTTTCCATCCTTCCAGGACTCTTACATTACCAGTGAACATTGCTACCAGAAACCACGGGCATATTACCCAGCAGTGGAGCAGAGGCTGGTGGTGGAGACCAGACAGGGCTCAGAGCTGGAGGACAGCATGAGAAGCACAGAGGAACTGCTGGAGCGGGAGCAGCGCTATGGAAGCCTGCTGGAGACAGACAAGCCCAAATCAACAGGCACCAGTAACAAG GCTTCGATGGTTGTCTCTTGGTCCCAGGCTGAGacgagggaagaggagggaaaagatcCTGGACAGGCTACAGACAACAGCAGGCAGCACCAGCAGAGGCAGATAAACCTGCTGGATCACATAGATGCAGTCCAGGATGAGGTCTCGCACAGGATGGACTTCATTGAGAGGGAGCTGGACG TGCTGGAGAGCTGGCTGGACTACACCGGGGAGCTGGAGCCTCCTGAACCCCTGGCCCGTCTGCCTCAGCTCAAACACCGCATGAAACGGCTGCTGACACAGCTGGGCAAGGTGCAGCAGATCGCCCTGTACAGCTCCACGTGA